One stretch of Niallia sp. XMNu-256 DNA includes these proteins:
- a CDS encoding DUF1998 domain-containing protein has translation MNKVIGKLRPSQLIQYHAPGAIADLIEDSVMITAADDWRIPYTNKIHEQRLEGFLGVSHLKLINDQEDKVKVTATPFPKWRICPTCGMMDPYASKTCYYCEKQDHKEIKLYPARFITVCEKGHISDFPWVEWVHEGKECTSDKPVLKYESKGNAGSLSDIKVTCVKCWKPRTLGKVMKKDELQKVLPNCTGDRPWLNDQEECHEDMQTSIRSASNIYTPTITSALSIPLEEGMEDELQVKVEEFRGGITNLISSIPVEDVLKQAICGMLSIPLQQYDRAMKYYHREGQFFTFDSIRKQEWGTFLRRNVDDRYETGFLSKEVPVPKELEEYFQSIIRVDKLREIRVLRGFNRLYYPDPFSEEKHDILPIMKSKQDWLPAINVFGEGIFFEFNLSKLLEWESNPLVEGEAEKIIERYNLQREQFGYNSRALQPRHVLIHSFSHMMLKEFAAHSGYATTALRERLYCSDEMAGVLIYTASSDSEGSLGGLIELTSSEKLVPIFLRALEKMEYCSSDPHCADGDFKMQTAINGAACHSCSYVSETSCEWNNQLLDRRMLTPLIDYEELAYFYI, from the coding sequence ATGAATAAGGTTATTGGAAAGCTCCGTCCGTCTCAATTAATTCAATATCATGCTCCTGGAGCGATTGCCGATCTAATTGAAGATAGTGTCATGATTACAGCGGCAGATGATTGGAGAATTCCATATACTAATAAAATACATGAACAACGATTGGAAGGGTTTCTGGGTGTTTCTCATCTGAAGTTGATCAATGATCAAGAAGATAAAGTGAAAGTGACGGCAACTCCTTTTCCGAAATGGAGAATTTGTCCAACTTGTGGCATGATGGATCCTTATGCGAGTAAAACATGTTATTACTGTGAAAAACAAGATCATAAGGAGATTAAATTATATCCCGCAAGGTTTATTACCGTTTGTGAAAAAGGACATATCAGTGATTTTCCATGGGTTGAATGGGTTCATGAAGGGAAAGAATGTACAAGTGATAAACCAGTGTTAAAGTATGAATCGAAAGGTAATGCAGGTTCTTTATCTGATATTAAAGTCACTTGTGTTAAATGCTGGAAACCTAGAACATTAGGAAAAGTGATGAAAAAAGATGAGTTGCAAAAAGTTTTGCCTAACTGTACTGGAGACAGGCCATGGCTCAATGACCAAGAGGAATGTCATGAGGACATGCAAACTTCGATACGTAGTGCATCAAATATTTATACACCTACAATTACAAGTGCTTTATCAATTCCTTTAGAAGAAGGGATGGAAGATGAACTACAAGTAAAAGTAGAAGAATTTCGAGGTGGGATTACGAATTTAATCAGTAGTATTCCCGTTGAAGATGTGTTAAAACAAGCGATTTGTGGAATGTTGTCTATTCCGCTTCAACAATATGATCGTGCTATGAAATATTATCATCGTGAAGGACAATTTTTTACATTTGACTCGATTCGTAAACAGGAGTGGGGAACCTTTCTACGAAGAAATGTTGACGATCGCTACGAGACGGGCTTTCTATCAAAAGAAGTGCCTGTTCCTAAAGAGTTAGAGGAATATTTCCAATCCATTATTAGGGTAGATAAGCTTCGTGAGATTCGTGTTTTACGAGGATTTAATCGACTGTATTATCCAGATCCATTTTCAGAAGAAAAACATGACATATTGCCGATTATGAAGTCTAAACAAGACTGGTTGCCGGCTATTAATGTATTTGGGGAAGGAATTTTCTTTGAGTTTAACCTATCAAAGTTATTAGAATGGGAGAGTAACCCGTTGGTAGAAGGGGAAGCGGAGAAAATCATTGAACGATATAATCTCCAGAGAGAACAATTTGGATATAATTCAAGAGCTTTACAACCAAGGCATGTATTAATTCACTCTTTTTCACATATGATGCTGAAAGAATTTGCAGCCCACTCTGGTTATGCAACTACAGCACTAAGAGAGCGATTGTACTGTAGTGATGAGATGGCAGGAGTCCTGATTTATACGGCTTCCTCAGATTCTGAAGGTAGTTTAGGTGGATTGATTGAATTAACATCTTCTGAAAAGCTCGTTCCTATTTTTCTTCGTGCATTAGAGAAAATGGAGTATTGCTCTTCAGATCCACATTGTGCAGATGGTGATTTCAAGATGCAAACGGCTATTAATGGAGCAGCGTGTCATTCTTGCAGTTATGTCTCAGAAACATCCTGTGAATGGAATAATCAACTGTTAGATCGAAGAATGTTAACTCCACTAATTGATTATGAAGAATTAGCTTATTTTTATATTTGA